Below is a window of Planctomycetes bacterium MalM25 DNA.
GGTCGACTTCGACGACGATCACCTGATCGTCAACGGCAAGAAGATCAAGGCGACCGCCCTGCGGAACCCGGCCGAGTGCCCCTGGGGCGAGCTGGGCGTCGATGTCCTGGTCGAATCGACCGGCGTGTTCGCCGCCCGCGCCGCGGACGGCAAGCCGGGCTACGACACCCACCTCGAAGCGGGCGCCAAGAAGGTCGTCATCAGCCAGCCGGCGAAGGATGGCGCCGACCTGACCTGCGTGATGGGCGTCAACGACAGCCAGCTCACCGCCGACATGAAGTGCGTGTCGAACGCGAGCTGCACGACCAACTGCCTGGCGCCGGTCGCCAAGGTCCTGCAGGACACGTTCGGTATCGAGGAGGGTCTGATGACGACCATCCACGCCTACACGAACGACCAGAACGTGCAGGACCTGCCGCACAAGGACCCGTACCGGGCCCGTGCCGCTGGCGTGAACATCATCCCGACCACGACCGGCGCCGCCAAGGCGGTTGGCCTCGTGGTCCCCGAGCTGCAAGGCAAGCTGACCGGCTTCGCCATGCGGGTCCCGGTCGTCACCGGCTCGGTCGTCGACCTCACGGTCAACCTCGCGAAGAAGGCGAGCCCCGCCGAGGTCAACGCCGCGGTGAAGGCCGCCGCCGAGGGCCCGCTCAAGGGCATCCTCTGCTACACCGAGGACCCGATCGTCAGCTCGGATATCATCGGCGACCCCCACAGCTCGATCTTCGCGGCGCCCTTCACCCAGGCGATCGGCGACAGCATGCTGAAGATCGTCAGCTGGTACGACAACGAGTGGGGCTACTCGATGCGGACCGTCGACCTGATCTCGAAGATGGCTCAGCTCTGAGCGCCCTGAGAGACGCGTTCGAATAAGCACGACCGAGGGCCGCGGGAGTCTCTCCCGCGGCCCTCGCTGTGCGCTAAACGCCAGTTGAATACGCTTTTTGCGGACTTTCTGACCCCAAACGCCGGATTCTCGCGCCGGTTTCTCTCCAGAGGGGTTAGAAATCGAGTGTGGGCCAAATCTTATTCGGTGGGCGGACGCCGACGGCTCACGACTCTTCCACGTCGCTTTTCTGGAGAGCTTGCGATGCGTGCTTTGGTTGGGGCCCTCATCGGGCTGGTCGTTGGTGCGGCAATCGTTGCGGCGTTGGGCGAAAACGCCTACTGGTCGGTGGTCCTTGCCGGGCTGGTAGCCGGGCTTTCGATGCGGTTTTTCACGGGGGTGAGTGGCTTCCCCTACGCCAAGGGCGCCCTAGCGGCGATCGCCACCGCACTGGCGGCCATCGGTGGTCCGGTCGCCGCGACTCAATGGCGTTCAGCGGCAACACCCGTCGCAACGCTTGATGATGCCAAAGTCGTCGCCGAAGCCGAGGACGAGACGGAGGGCGCCGCCACGGATGACGCGGCCGACCTGGAGCCCATGCCCGAGATGGCCATGGACGAAGGCCTCGGGCCGCTCAGCACGGTCAATCTCAAGCGTCCCAGCGCGGACACCAAGTCGATGAAAGACATCGCCTGCCTAGTGATTGGCTGCTTGCTCGCCTACCAGATGGGGAAAGGTTCCGAAGCGAAGCCCGCGAATGAGGACGAACCGCCGGCGGACGACCCCACCGATCCGGGCGACCAACCGGCCGTCCCCGAGGACGCCGGCGACGCTGGCGAGGAGTGAAACTTGCCGGGGCGTTAGCCAACTCACGCTCGGCGGATTGGAGTGGGGGAACGTTAACTCCCACACAATACGGCGTGCGGGTGGCTTCTAGGGTGGAGGGCTGACTCCCCTCGAGACCGCCCCGCCGATGTCGACCCTCACCTCCCCCCCGCCGCCCCACTCCGGTTGTCGCCTCGGTGACCCCGAGCGGTGGGTCGATGAGCACGGCGAGGCGTTGATGCGCTACGCGCTGCTCCGGGTTCGTGATCAGGCGACCGCCGAGGACCTGGTCCAAGAGACCCTGCTGTCCGCATGGCGGGGACGCGGTCGCTACGACGGCCTGTGCGAGCCACGCACCTGGTTGGTCGCGATCCTCAAGCGGCGAGTCGCCGATCACTTCCGCAAAGCGGGCCGTCAGCCCGAAACCGAGGGCGACCCAGCGGCCGAACCGGCTTCCCGCGACACGGCGTGCGACGCCGAGTCGGCCGAGTTCTGGAGCGTCCTCACCGGATGCACCGGCAAGATGCCGCCGCACCTCGCGCGGGCGTTCCGGCTCCGGACCTTCGGGCACGAAGAGCCGACCGCCATCTGCGACGCCGAGGGCATTAGCCGGAAGAATCTCTCGGTCCGGCTGCACCGCGCTCGCCAGCTCCTGAGGCGGTGCCTCGAGCTGAGCGGTTTCGGCGCCGGACGGAGCGCCCCGCGATGAAGCGTCCGCTGCGTGGTTGGCGGCTGCTGCTCTTCGCGCGATGCGAGCACGCCTCGCTCGCGGAGTCCGACGAATGGGACGGCCCGGTCTCGCGAGACCGCTGGTGGGCCGCCCGCCTGCACCGGTTGGTCTGTGGGCCCTGCCGCCACGAGCACCGCGGGATGCGTTGGCTACGCCGCCTGCTGGACGAAGCGCCCGAGCATGTCTGCGGCGAGCACGGTTCCGAGCCCGCCCTCTCCGACGAGGC
It encodes the following:
- the sigL gene encoding ECF RNA polymerase sigma factor SigL, with the translated sequence MSTLTSPPPPHSGCRLGDPERWVDEHGEALMRYALLRVRDQATAEDLVQETLLSAWRGRGRYDGLCEPRTWLVAILKRRVADHFRKAGRQPETEGDPAAEPASRDTACDAESAEFWSVLTGCTGKMPPHLARAFRLRTFGHEEPTAICDAEGISRKNLSVRLHRARQLLRRCLELSGFGAGRSAPR
- the gapA gene encoding Glyceraldehyde-3-phosphate dehydrogenase — translated: MAIKVAINGFGRIGRLTFRGLMERPDDFEVVAINDLTDNKMLATLLKYDSTHRRFPGTVDFDDDHLIVNGKKIKATALRNPAECPWGELGVDVLVESTGVFAARAADGKPGYDTHLEAGAKKVVISQPAKDGADLTCVMGVNDSQLTADMKCVSNASCTTNCLAPVAKVLQDTFGIEEGLMTTIHAYTNDQNVQDLPHKDPYRARAAGVNIIPTTTGAAKAVGLVVPELQGKLTGFAMRVPVVTGSVVDLTVNLAKKASPAEVNAAVKAAAEGPLKGILCYTEDPIVSSDIIGDPHSSIFAAPFTQAIGDSMLKIVSWYDNEWGYSMRTVDLISKMAQL